From the genome of Uranotaenia lowii strain MFRU-FL chromosome 1, ASM2978415v1, whole genome shotgun sequence, one region includes:
- the LOC129755059 gene encoding uncharacterized protein LOC129755059 — MARAQGIGGTFFQAKQKVEVPLNFGKVRSSSCADWHTSVSTGIGRVTRKEALSRRTDPIFFSSSGKRRSSRVCMPIVQACAPFLCHGAVITEAERSLGIVCGWPFRFSTPSALRNAYRPRIVAVQLQAILELGAHCRSCPLPGCRSCVRQTVAQIGNQRKLQNSSARRIGLHLQDVVLTPHRSAAEKESKCVLVRVFYWLVWWHPLNFSIRRASGVAITVRFGYTQGGVHSSIFGPTFPMQSPVRSETECKPFKQGNENMSEPCYCNTTHVQANGISELK, encoded by the coding sequence ATGGCACGTGCTCAAGGCATTGGTGGAACATTTTTCCAAGCAAAGCAGAAGGTGGAAGTGCCACTTAATTTCGGAAAGGTGCGCTCAAGCAGCTGTGCAGATTGGCATACTTCAGTGTCGACTGGAATCGGTCGCGTCACCCGTAAGGAAGCGCTCTCTCGGAGAACCGATCCAATATTCTTTTCTTCGTCTGGCAAAAGGCGATCTTCTCGAGTTTGCATGCCCATCGTGCAAGCGTGCGCTCCATTCCTTTGTCACGGAGCTGTAATAACAGAAGCAGAAAGATCTCTGGGCATTGTTTGTGGCTGGCCATTCCGATTCAGCACACCATCGGCGCTGAGGAACGCTTACCGGCCGAGAATCGTCGCAGTACAACTACAAGCAATTTTGGAACTCGGTGCACATTGTCGGAGTTGTCCGCTACCAGGTTGTCGGAGTTGCGTAAGACAAACGGTGGCGCAAATTGGCAACCAGCGGAAACTACAGAATAGTTCAGCAAGAAGGATAGGATTGCACCTACAGGACGTTGTGCTCACTCCTCATCGGTCTGCAGCAGAAAAGGAAAGCAAGTGTGTGTTAGTCCGGGTGTTCTACTGGCTAGTGTGGTGGCATCCGTTGAATTTCAGCATACGCAGGGCGAGCGGCGTAGCCATCACGGTGCGTTTCGGATACACCCAGGGAGGTGTGCACTCATCCATCTTTGGGCCAACATTCCCAATGCAGAGTCCAGTGAGGTCGGAAACGGAGTGCAAGCCGTTCAAGCAAGGAAACGAGAACATGAGTGAACCATGCTACTGCAACACAACACACGTTCAGGCCAACGGAATAAGTGAATTGAAATAG